The genomic region GCGATGCATCGGGATGCCGGGCTCGATTTTTCAAAGATGACGACCTTCAATCTCGATGAGTACATCGGATTGCTCCCACGCCACGATCAGAGCTACAACCGGTTCATGTGGGAGCATCTGTTCGAACATATCAACGTGAGCCCGGAACGGGTGTTTATCCCTAACGGGATGGCGGATGATATTGACGGATTCTGCGCGTGGTATGAGGAGCAGATCGAGCGGGTGGGCGGGATCGATCTCCAGATTCTCGGCATCGGGGCAAACGGGCATCTGGCGTTTAACGAGCCGGGCTCGTCGCTGGGTTCGCGCACGCGGATCAAGACCCTCACGGCGGAGACCGTTGTGGTGAACGCGCGTTTCTTCTCGAATTTGAACGAGGTGCCCCGGTTCGCCATTACGAT from Rhodothermales bacterium harbors:
- the nagB gene encoding glucosamine-6-phosphate deaminase codes for the protein MPNGFQEDDMLVEVMVDYDAVSERAAELVAQQIRKKPDSVIGFATGSTPLGLYKRLVAMHRDAGLDFSKMTTFNLDEYIGLLPRHDQSYNRFMWEHLFEHINVSPERVFIPNGMADDIDGFCAWYEEQIERVGGIDLQILGIGANGHLAFNEPGSSLGSRTRIKTLTAETVVVNARFFSNLNEVPRFAITMGIGTIMEARRLLLLASGESKAMAIQTTLEGPVTAMAPSTIVQMHRHAHVIIDERAASRLKNKHHHGISEPKPE